A region from the Sutcliffiella horikoshii genome encodes:
- a CDS encoding Mov34/MPN/PAD-1 family protein translates to MIFSFGPTSKLKINDDVLEKFRTYRQLESRDTEAGGVLMGRFIEGSDDIIIDLITEPTEKDRRERCFFKKHLETHQELVDKIWEESEGTCNYVGEWHTHPEKHPSPSFHDRREWKKVLKKTQCESSFLFFFIIGTESIGAWVGNRKTVKINKLEVWNP, encoded by the coding sequence ATGATTTTCTCGTTCGGTCCAACCTCGAAGTTGAAGATAAACGATGATGTCCTGGAAAAGTTCCGTACCTATCGTCAGTTAGAAAGCCGTGATACGGAAGCGGGCGGAGTTTTAATGGGAAGGTTCATAGAGGGCTCGGATGACATCATCATTGATTTAATCACCGAACCAACGGAAAAAGACAGACGTGAAAGGTGCTTCTTTAAAAAGCACCTGGAAACTCATCAGGAACTCGTTGATAAGATTTGGGAAGAAAGTGAAGGTACCTGTAATTATGTGGGGGAGTGGCACACTCATCCAGAGAAACATCCTTCCCCTTCTTTTCACGATAGAAGAGAGTGGAAGAAAGTGTTGAAAAAGACGCAGTGTGAGTCATCCTTTCTTTTTTTCTTTATTATCGGCACCGAATCCATCGGAGCGTGGGTAGGAAATCGGAAGACTGTAAAAATAAATAAGTTAGAGGTGTGGAATCCATGA
- a CDS encoding E2/UBC family protein, producing the protein MADDFTIDSLNLDELFAEVQAIDVHQVKSERSQFLHAFEGKMSVAEEQFTIQLALPSLFPLKKPMYFLKNRQEAGFIPHIEPDGFICYSHDEGVLLDRNNPKGIIHESFQRAKRTLEEGVLKLNSEDFLVEFEALWSRQEGITRVDAILTPEDRFKEIVVFHDENRNKSILLDSINESKVYYLNRLYSSRNVLDEFDRSNGIYIPLRKSSTIKPPAFWETWDIRNYRQLIKHNITASTKNKLNQYLKRKFIQKGDEEYIVLGIPIPMGQRALIGLKLSDFRAEQGKGKHFPFLHPIRKNQAAFEMMPLDIKRHDKEYLLNRTQGHNRIADKKVTVVGLGSLGSRICFELARAGIERFTLIDNDALNIDNVYRHELGISDVYFKDSACYYHFPKTEAMKRAMEIKFPFVEVEYETSDILDIIQGEPGLLLESDLVIIALGSPTEELYVNEMLRQMDGAPPILFTWLDPIGLGGHALSTKKGTPGCFQCLFTQPDEPKRLIANQASFAAPGQNFRKTLAGCQSVYTPYGSIDALETAVMATRLSVRILSGEERDSPLMSWKGDSTALLSQGYQLSPRYGFPSDLLFDTRYLYKNENCVICQAGETP; encoded by the coding sequence ATGGCTGATGATTTTACGATAGATAGCCTGAACTTGGACGAGCTGTTTGCCGAAGTACAGGCAATCGATGTTCACCAAGTAAAAAGTGAGCGTAGTCAATTTCTTCATGCATTTGAGGGGAAGATGAGTGTGGCGGAAGAGCAATTCACGATCCAACTTGCTCTTCCTTCACTTTTTCCTTTGAAAAAACCGATGTACTTCCTGAAAAACCGTCAAGAAGCTGGGTTCATTCCTCACATAGAGCCTGACGGATTTATCTGCTACTCGCATGATGAAGGGGTACTGCTCGACAGGAACAACCCGAAGGGCATTATCCATGAATCGTTTCAACGCGCGAAAAGAACGCTTGAAGAGGGTGTGCTTAAGCTGAACTCAGAGGACTTCCTAGTGGAGTTTGAAGCTCTGTGGTCAAGGCAAGAAGGGATTACCCGAGTGGATGCTATCCTCACACCAGAAGACCGCTTCAAAGAGATAGTTGTTTTTCATGATGAGAATCGAAATAAATCCATATTGTTGGACAGTATTAATGAAAGCAAGGTTTATTATTTGAACCGTTTATATAGCAGCCGCAATGTGCTGGATGAGTTTGATAGGAGCAATGGAATTTATATCCCTTTGAGGAAGTCTTCTACTATTAAACCACCTGCATTTTGGGAGACATGGGATATCAGGAATTATCGACAGCTTATCAAGCACAACATTACGGCTTCAACCAAGAATAAACTGAATCAATATTTGAAGAGGAAGTTCATCCAAAAGGGGGATGAGGAGTATATCGTGCTTGGCATCCCTATCCCCATGGGGCAAAGAGCTCTTATAGGCTTAAAGCTTTCTGATTTCCGTGCAGAACAGGGAAAAGGAAAGCATTTTCCTTTTCTTCATCCTATAAGGAAAAACCAGGCTGCATTTGAAATGATGCCATTGGATATCAAACGGCATGATAAGGAGTATTTGCTGAATAGAACGCAGGGACATAACCGAATTGCAGATAAGAAAGTGACGGTCGTTGGACTGGGGTCACTGGGAAGCAGGATATGCTTTGAACTGGCACGTGCGGGAATTGAAAGGTTTACTTTGATTGATAACGATGCCTTGAATATCGATAACGTCTATCGGCATGAATTGGGAATCAGTGATGTTTATTTTAAAGATAGTGCTTGCTATTACCATTTTCCTAAGACAGAGGCGATGAAAAGAGCCATGGAGATAAAGTTTCCGTTCGTTGAGGTGGAATATGAAACCTCCGATATTTTGGACATCATCCAAGGAGAACCAGGGCTACTGCTTGAATCGGATTTGGTCATCATCGCTCTCGGATCCCCGACCGAAGAGCTGTACGTGAATGAAATGCTGCGCCAAATGGACGGGGCGCCGCCGATTCTTTTTACTTGGCTAGACCCCATTGGGTTAGGCGGGCATGCTTTATCAACGAAGAAAGGGACACCAGGCTGCTTTCAGTGCCTGTTCACTCAACCTGATGAACCGAAGCGCTTAATAGCCAACCAGGCGTCATTTGCAGCTCCTGGTCAAAATTTCCGAAAAACGTTGGCAGGCTGTCAATCTGTTTACACTCCGTACGGTTCAATCGATGCTCTTGAGACAGCGGTCATGGCCACTAGATTGTCTGTAAGGATTCTGTCAGGTGAGGAAAGGGATAGCCCGCTTATGTCCTGGAAGGGTGATTCCACGGCACTTCTCAGTCAAGGATATCAGTTAAGTCCGAGGTATGGATTTCCTTCCGACTTATTGTTTGATACCCGTTATTTATATAAGAACGAAAATTGTGTAATATGTCAGGCGGGTGAAACACCATGA
- a CDS encoding nucleotidyltransferase domain-containing protein, with translation MGNLQSYFLDFHDAIKLEIDDNQVLRDKREELLDVLKENIDLEEGKYDIFHQGSYTMHTGIKPLEGGDYDIDVGLLFNISTEDYPNPVTAKKLVYNALKDDYEDTEMKYPCVSVRFEGEVDNDDRNYHVDFTIYSNENDDGKTYLAKGKLGSGSDSRTWEHSDPKELVRTIKENLMDKEDRKQFRRVIRYLKRWKDLKFKGVVNRPSGIGLTVAGLTHFHPSYSYNAFTKTYDDLGALESFVQNMINSFSYKFNDDGEWEDRLEVNLPTPPYNDIYEKLTGSQMKNFKSKLESMRDRLKEARVETDSVKACEMLQKEFGEDFPVPTQKESAQQRGPAIMVDHSSA, from the coding sequence ATGGGGAATCTGCAATCATATTTCCTTGATTTTCATGATGCAATCAAATTGGAAATCGATGATAATCAAGTCCTTCGAGACAAGCGAGAGGAACTGCTTGATGTCCTAAAGGAAAACATCGACCTTGAAGAGGGCAAGTATGATATTTTTCATCAAGGCAGCTATACGATGCACACAGGCATTAAGCCTTTAGAAGGCGGTGACTATGATATTGATGTCGGCCTTTTGTTTAACATCTCCACCGAGGATTATCCTAATCCAGTTACAGCAAAGAAGTTAGTGTATAACGCATTGAAGGATGATTACGAGGACACAGAGATGAAGTACCCGTGTGTGTCGGTAAGGTTCGAAGGAGAAGTAGATAATGACGACCGTAATTACCATGTGGACTTCACGATATATTCGAATGAAAATGATGATGGCAAAACGTACCTTGCGAAAGGGAAGCTCGGCAGCGGGAGTGACAGCAGAACATGGGAGCATTCTGACCCCAAAGAGTTGGTGAGAACCATCAAAGAAAATCTGATGGATAAAGAAGACCGCAAGCAATTCAGAAGGGTCATCCGTTATTTGAAGCGCTGGAAAGATTTGAAGTTTAAGGGTGTCGTGAACCGTCCATCTGGGATTGGGTTAACAGTAGCTGGATTGACTCATTTTCATCCGAGTTATTCTTATAACGCCTTCACAAAGACATACGATGACTTGGGTGCATTGGAATCGTTTGTTCAAAATATGATTAACTCATTCAGCTATAAGTTCAATGATGACGGTGAATGGGAAGACCGGCTAGAGGTGAATCTGCCTACCCCTCCCTATAATGATATTTACGAGAAACTGACAGGCAGCCAAATGAAGAATTTCAAGTCTAAGCTAGAATCCATGCGTGACAGGTTGAAAGAAGCAAGAGTTGAAACGGACTCAGTAAAAGCATGTGAAATGCTGCAAAAAGAGTTCGGGGAAGACTTCCCTGTTCCGACCCAAAAGGAGTCCGCTCAGCAGAGGGGGCCTGCCATCATGGTAGACCATTCTTCAGCATGA
- a CDS encoding ABC transporter permease encodes MDIKSLWGLRVQEFYRKIFKYYSIIGANVFYFLLIISSIFIYYFNLFLQWIPPQIPVEGILSLFVAFILIQTKVRTFIKRADIVFLLPLESKLKPYFIKSLVYSFVIDAIKLLSFIAVFLSLFLKTIYIDLPILFFIVGIIAYNILMKWDEQWLENHVQLVLHRINRFFSIYLMNYFLFKNDWIFAFLLISVNFVYLIYFIERKRILNWQRLIEEESALLKNFKFINYFIDVPNLKRSFRNRRLLTFILKRCIPYGQSSTFVYLYSHLFVRYNDYFYLYLRLTVIGMFVNYAMPTNGWIFNLLILFMTGFQVIPLQHEMKQSLLLYPISKSQIKDSFLKFVLVILYAQFIILYFTMFINASTAKIYFLVIGSLFVYVFVYYFVSKRVNISGSALKE; translated from the coding sequence ATGGATATAAAATCATTATGGGGTTTAAGGGTTCAGGAATTTTATAGAAAAATTTTCAAATACTATTCAATAATTGGTGCGAATGTTTTTTATTTTTTGTTGATCATTAGTAGTATCTTTATATATTATTTTAATTTATTTCTTCAATGGATACCTCCTCAAATACCAGTAGAAGGAATCTTATCACTATTTGTAGCCTTCATTTTAATACAGACAAAAGTTCGTACATTTATTAAAAGAGCAGATATTGTCTTTTTGTTGCCATTAGAATCGAAATTAAAGCCGTATTTTATTAAATCACTTGTATATAGTTTTGTTATTGATGCAATTAAATTACTTAGTTTCATTGCTGTTTTCTTATCTCTATTTTTAAAAACAATTTATATAGATCTTCCCATCCTTTTTTTTATAGTTGGGATTATTGCTTATAACATTTTAATGAAGTGGGATGAACAATGGTTAGAGAACCATGTACAATTAGTGTTACATAGGATAAATAGGTTTTTTTCAATATATTTAATGAATTATTTTTTGTTTAAAAACGACTGGATTTTTGCGTTTCTTTTAATCAGTGTAAATTTCGTCTATTTAATTTATTTTATAGAAAGAAAAAGAATTTTGAATTGGCAGAGGCTAATAGAAGAAGAAAGTGCCTTATTAAAGAATTTTAAATTCATTAATTACTTCATAGATGTACCTAATCTTAAACGCTCTTTTCGAAATAGACGTTTGCTCACTTTTATTCTGAAAAGGTGTATCCCATATGGTCAGAGTAGTACATTCGTATATTTATACTCACACTTGTTTGTAAGATATAATGATTATTTTTACCTTTATTTAAGGCTAACTGTAATTGGCATGTTTGTTAATTATGCTATGCCAACAAATGGTTGGATCTTTAATCTCCTCATTTTATTTATGACTGGATTTCAAGTAATTCCTTTACAACATGAAATGAAACAAAGTTTATTACTTTATCCTATTTCAAAATCTCAGATAAAAGATTCTTTCTTAAAGTTTGTCTTGGTCATACTATATGCCCAATTTATTATTCTATATTTCACAATGTTCATTAATGCTTCTACTGCTAAAATATACTTTCTTGTAATTGGTAGTTTATTTGTTTATGTATTCGTATATTACTTTGTATCAAAGAGAGTCAATATCTCAGGGAGTGCCTTAAAAGAATAG
- a CDS encoding nucleoside/nucleotide kinase family protein: MSIKPTIISIAAVSGGGKTTITKKLSLVLEDTKELFFDDYDFENAPQDIVQWVDQGADYNLWNLDPLISDIERLKSSREVPTYILLDYPFSYMNDKMKKYIDLSIYIDTSLDVAMARRILRDHADSTINDVRNEVKFYLQYGRVAYLEMENSIKPISDIVIDGTLPPDKIVELIIKELRDRGL; the protein is encoded by the coding sequence ATGAGTATTAAGCCAACGATTATTTCAATTGCAGCTGTTTCAGGTGGAGGAAAAACTACCATAACAAAAAAATTGAGTTTAGTACTAGAAGATACAAAAGAGTTGTTTTTTGATGATTATGACTTTGAAAACGCACCACAAGACATTGTTCAGTGGGTGGATCAGGGAGCAGATTATAACCTTTGGAATTTAGACCCATTGATTTCAGATATTGAGAGGTTAAAATCGTCTAGAGAAGTACCTACATACATATTACTAGACTATCCGTTTTCATATATGAACGATAAGATGAAGAAATACATTGACCTATCTATTTATATTGACACTTCTTTAGACGTAGCAATGGCCAGGCGAATACTTAGAGATCACGCGGATAGCACTATTAACGATGTTCGTAATGAAGTGAAATTTTATTTGCAATATGGAAGAGTGGCCTATCTAGAAATGGAGAACAGTATTAAACCTATTTCAGATATAGTGATTGACGGAACTCTACCACCAGATAAAATTGTTGAACTGATAATCAAAGAATTAAGAGATAGGGGTTTATAA
- a CDS encoding alpha/beta hydrolase — translation MVELESFQIVSSILKNSRFVRVYLPKSYSKSESKRYPVLYMHDGQNVFQDKDAIGGISLGLEEYVEKNDIDVIIVAIDQVVEERKNEYCPWVSGEFVRELTGNSDSYGGKGEQYIEFIVQELKPTIDSNYRTISDNSLMAGISLGGLITIYAACKYPHLFRTIICLSSSFWSNQEEIEKLIDESDLTLVESIYLDCGTNEAGQGTQLSDEFIKSNQIIYRKLKDKIPNTRFVVIPDAEHSYSFFKRRKRELFLSYKKVINKEHYMNEY, via the coding sequence TTGGTTGAACTGGAGTCTTTTCAAATAGTTAGTTCAATATTAAAGAACAGTAGATTTGTTCGGGTATATCTTCCCAAGAGTTATTCAAAATCAGAAAGCAAGCGATATCCAGTTTTATATATGCACGATGGTCAAAATGTGTTTCAAGATAAGGATGCAATTGGTGGTATTTCGTTAGGGCTAGAAGAATATGTAGAAAAGAATGATATAGATGTAATTATAGTAGCTATTGACCAAGTCGTTGAAGAACGTAAAAATGAGTATTGTCCATGGGTAAGTGGAGAGTTTGTAAGAGAATTAACTGGTAATAGTGATTCTTATGGCGGAAAAGGAGAGCAATATATCGAGTTTATAGTCCAAGAATTGAAACCTACCATTGATAGTAATTACCGCACTATTAGCGATAATAGCCTGATGGCAGGAATATCACTTGGTGGATTAATCACGATTTACGCTGCCTGTAAATATCCTCATTTATTCCGTACTATAATTTGTTTATCTTCTTCCTTTTGGTCCAATCAGGAGGAAATAGAAAAACTTATTGATGAAAGTGATCTTACTCTCGTTGAATCCATTTATTTAGACTGTGGAACAAATGAGGCTGGTCAAGGCACCCAATTAAGTGATGAATTTATAAAGTCTAATCAAATCATTTACAGGAAGTTAAAAGATAAAATCCCAAATACTAGATTTGTGGTTATTCCAGATGCTGAACATTCTTATAGCTTCTTCAAAAGAAGAAAGCGAGAGTTGTTTCTCTCTTATAAAAAAGTAATAAATAAGGAGCATTATATGAATGAGTATTAA
- a CDS encoding serine hydrolase, with protein MNKIIDKLKEIDTGEIGVILFSSKEQRYETSLNSELTVPLASAAKVAIAYCVAKWVEENTYNWEDLINEISFNPEEDSKELYPHLQNRKSLPLREAIEVMIACHDSYVAKCIVNYCGGWEKLNNSLQSYFPSINITENPRDIENKGQLNQILEILIQIFQGYKAHPLLWAPIINGLVRQKGDVNHIPPHYLNHMTGGLDNVVIDIGMIGDFNKDPFIYAVGAINLSNRFTNQAADNKIMEAMNLLYEEYLKQ; from the coding sequence TTGAATAAAATTATTGATAAACTAAAAGAAATAGATACCGGAGAAATAGGTGTCATATTATTTTCCAGCAAAGAACAAAGGTATGAGACCTCTTTAAATAGTGAACTTACAGTCCCCCTTGCATCAGCAGCAAAAGTGGCAATAGCATATTGTGTAGCAAAATGGGTAGAGGAAAATACATATAATTGGGAAGACCTAATTAATGAGATTTCATTTAATCCAGAAGAAGATAGCAAGGAACTTTATCCTCATCTACAAAATAGAAAATCACTTCCTTTAAGGGAGGCGATTGAAGTTATGATTGCTTGTCATGATAGCTATGTAGCAAAATGTATTGTGAATTATTGTGGTGGCTGGGAAAAGTTAAACAATTCTCTCCAATCTTATTTTCCGTCAATAAATATTACTGAAAACCCAAGAGATATTGAAAACAAGGGTCAGCTAAACCAAATTCTTGAAATATTGATTCAAATCTTTCAAGGCTACAAAGCACATCCTCTCCTTTGGGCACCAATCATTAATGGCCTGGTTAGACAAAAAGGTGATGTAAACCACATTCCACCACACTATCTAAATCATATGACAGGTGGCTTAGACAATGTTGTAATTGATATCGGTATGATCGGAGACTTCAATAAAGATCCTTTTATTTATGCAGTAGGGGCTATTAATTTATCTAATAGATTTACCAATCAGGCTGCTGACAATAAAATTATGGAAGCTATGAATTTGCTTTATGAGGAATATTTAAAGCAATAA
- a CDS encoding nucleotidyltransferase domain-containing protein, translated as MGDNEEVWRPLSITEIHSIFSIIPIQWWIAGGWALDIYLRKVTRAHEYIDIVILRPDHLILQRHLGRDWEMFIAFKGQLIPWNKNQLLDSHYDNIWVKKKDESTWAFQVMLLDIEEKNWIYKRNNTIRKSLEDIGLVSLSGIPFLKPEIQLLYKGGSSVIREKDVIDLGNILPKLNVSNRDWLKKSLKIQYPHGHKWIELIDSYAKV; from the coding sequence TTGGGAGATAATGAAGAAGTCTGGAGACCTCTTTCTATTACTGAAATTCATAGTATCTTCAGCATAATTCCTATCCAATGGTGGATTGCTGGTGGGTGGGCTTTAGATATTTATTTACGAAAAGTCACAAGGGCTCATGAGTATATTGACATAGTTATCCTAAGACCAGATCACTTAATTTTACAAAGACATCTGGGTAGAGATTGGGAAATGTTTATAGCATTTAAAGGGCAGTTAATACCCTGGAACAAGAATCAATTGCTAGACTCTCATTATGATAATATCTGGGTTAAGAAAAAAGATGAATCAACATGGGCTTTCCAAGTAATGTTATTGGATATAGAGGAGAAGAATTGGATCTACAAACGAAACAACACAATAAGAAAGTCACTTGAAGATATTGGGTTAGTATCTTTATCTGGAATACCATTTTTAAAACCAGAAATACAACTTCTTTATAAAGGTGGAAGTTCTGTCATTAGAGAGAAAGACGTTATTGATTTAGGAAATATATTACCTAAATTAAATGTTAGCAACCGTGATTGGTTAAAAAAATCCTTGAAAATACAGTACCCTCATGGACATAAATGGATTGAACTAATAGATTCTTATGCCAAAGTTTAA
- a CDS encoding MFS transporter: MSSSRLSFAFFTMTFITILYSETGSATLASTVTLTTTVAQIVCGIFLPGLTKLYSSKAILYFSQISQLIIFILLVIFFNLDLSNFTIVLLFVLNFFLGLFYAATNPIKNAIVPRIIENNVLVRANTFLATSDQTLLLIGWTLGGVLIAKLGDTILLMISFVLLTISLISLKLTNIPSDTRSLKKSKRYAVFYKTWTVLFTHPKLRTITLMDITHGFGGTVWIGAVTLAFVTEVYNLGESWWGYINAAYFTGTILGGLFIWKVANRIQNNYIKAILISSFSLAILTISYGIIPISFIGLVLVVIMGPFFQLMSISTRSYIQQEIEKEELASVFASRATLNQIIFSISIFLIGLIVDLFGAQFAYMFSGALLFISTIIGTWSFKSARIDSGKNMQKEVNT, from the coding sequence ATGTCTTCCAGCAGGTTAAGCTTTGCGTTCTTCACCATGACGTTCATTACAATACTATATAGTGAAACAGGCTCAGCAACACTCGCTTCCACTGTTACTTTAACTACAACTGTTGCACAGATTGTATGTGGGATTTTCTTACCTGGGTTAACTAAGCTTTATTCATCAAAAGCAATCTTATATTTCAGTCAAATATCCCAGTTAATCATCTTTATATTATTGGTTATTTTCTTTAACCTAGATTTGTCAAATTTCACAATTGTATTGTTGTTTGTTCTCAATTTCTTTTTAGGATTATTCTATGCAGCAACGAATCCTATTAAAAATGCAATTGTCCCAAGAATAATAGAGAATAACGTTCTAGTACGTGCTAATACATTCTTAGCTACCTCTGACCAAACTTTGCTATTAATTGGGTGGACACTTGGGGGAGTATTAATTGCCAAATTAGGTGATACCATTTTATTAATGATTTCATTTGTCCTTTTAACCATTTCTCTAATTTCTCTGAAATTAACAAATATACCCTCCGATACGAGATCATTAAAAAAATCCAAGAGATATGCTGTGTTTTATAAGACTTGGACTGTTTTGTTCACCCATCCCAAATTAAGAACCATAACTTTGATGGATATAACTCATGGTTTTGGAGGTACTGTTTGGATAGGTGCAGTCACTCTTGCTTTTGTTACAGAAGTCTATAATCTGGGAGAGTCATGGTGGGGGTATATTAACGCCGCATACTTTACAGGAACTATTCTTGGTGGGCTATTCATATGGAAAGTAGCAAACCGAATACAGAATAATTATATTAAAGCTATATTGATTAGTTCATTTAGTTTAGCTATTCTTACAATCTCTTACGGTATCATTCCTATTTCGTTTATAGGGTTGGTATTAGTAGTAATAATGGGGCCATTTTTCCAACTAATGAGCATCTCTACTAGAAGCTATATTCAACAGGAAATAGAAAAAGAAGAATTAGCATCTGTTTTTGCCTCACGTGCGACATTAAACCAAATAATCTTTTCTATTTCTATTTTTCTTATAGGTTTAATCGTTGACTTGTTTGGAGCACAGTTTGCCTATATGTTTTCAGGAGCTTTATTATTCATTTCAACTATCATTGGTACATGGAGTTTTAAGAGCGCGAGGATAGATAGTGGTAAAAATATGCAGAAGGAAGTAAATACATAA
- a CDS encoding GNAT family N-acetyltransferase, translating to MLIREIEIEDAENLINLIKEVEAKSNFMLMEAGERKTTHEQQRKHLERLGQQNNSTIFVAEKEGNLIGYLIAIGGSVKRTKHSAYIVVGILEQNRGQGIGTALFKRVDEWAKNHHISRLEHTSVTNIEAGVALYKKSGFEIEGTKRNSLMIDGSFYDEFYMSKLLTF from the coding sequence ATGTTAATTAGAGAGATAGAAATTGAGGATGCTGAGAATTTGATAAATCTCATTAAGGAAGTAGAAGCAAAATCAAATTTTATGCTAATGGAAGCTGGAGAAAGAAAAACTACTCATGAACAGCAACGAAAACATTTAGAACGTCTAGGACAGCAAAACAATTCAACAATCTTTGTAGCAGAAAAAGAAGGAAATTTAATAGGTTATTTGATTGCTATTGGCGGAAGTGTAAAAAGAACTAAACACTCAGCTTACATTGTTGTAGGGATTTTAGAACAAAACAGAGGACAAGGGATTGGAACTGCTTTATTTAAACGTGTTGATGAGTGGGCGAAAAATCACCACATATCACGATTGGAACACACATCGGTTACTAACATTGAAGCAGGTGTAGCTCTATATAAAAAGAGCGGATTTGAAATAGAAGGTACAAAAAGAAATTCTCTTATGATAGATGGAAGCTTTTATGATGAGTTTTATATGTCAAAGTTATTAACATTTTAA
- a CDS encoding winged helix-turn-helix domain-containing protein has product MMSSTNLLLIKSFDQLKAISDPLRIRIFSQITNQSKTGKQIGDILNIPAPKVHYHLKELEKVKIIFIEKTELLNGIAQKFYKTYGTDIVIDQKLFPHLNEMNESIRTSIYSILLNAKNEAIAAPEDSFSISSGEYMDWPLISIQTKVNIKRPQFMQWKKKYHNLLNELANMENTDQEDVSTFYISSVGFEVKKDRGEF; this is encoded by the coding sequence ATGATGTCCTCTACAAATTTATTATTGATTAAATCTTTCGATCAATTAAAAGCGATTAGTGATCCCTTAAGAATAAGAATTTTTTCTCAAATAACTAACCAATCAAAAACGGGGAAACAAATTGGGGATATTTTAAATATCCCAGCCCCTAAAGTACATTATCATTTAAAAGAACTTGAAAAAGTTAAGATCATATTTATTGAAAAAACTGAATTACTAAATGGGATTGCACAGAAATTTTACAAAACTTATGGAACAGATATTGTTATCGACCAGAAGCTTTTTCCTCACCTCAATGAAATGAATGAATCAATTAGAACTTCAATATATTCAATTTTGTTAAATGCAAAAAATGAGGCAATCGCTGCTCCCGAGGATTCATTTTCAATTTCTTCAGGAGAATATATGGATTGGCCTTTAATTTCTATTCAAACAAAAGTTAATATCAAACGACCACAGTTTATGCAGTGGAAAAAAAAGTATCATAATCTTTTAAATGAATTAGCAAATATGGAAAATACAGACCAAGAAGATGTAAGTACTTTTTATATTTCAAGTGTAGGTTTTGAAGTCAAAAAGGACAGAGGGGAATTCTAA